From Marmota flaviventris isolate mMarFla1 chromosome X, mMarFla1.hap1, whole genome shotgun sequence, the proteins below share one genomic window:
- the LOC114090800 gene encoding LOW QUALITY PROTEIN: T-complex protein 11-like X-linked protein 2 (The sequence of the model RefSeq protein was modified relative to this genomic sequence to represent the inferred CDS: inserted 1 base in 1 codon; substituted 2 bases at 2 genomic stop codons), with protein sequence MPKIEKAVLQNDPSETESGAHKPKTPEQSQEDNTLHLGDHSLDIKEKVNVVSNLSIAHEIMVNKDLYVEEKDLPPNSLESRFVETMYNAFWEHLHEQLSSTPPDFSCALELLKKVKEILLSLLLPRQNRLRNEIEKALDMDLLKQQTERGALNVYHLSKFILDLMSLLCAPVXDEAVQNLKSITDPVQLLRGIFHVLGLMKMDMINYTIQSLQPYIQEHSVQYERAKFQELLDKQPNLLNYTTKXLTKAAIDLTTPFPSSDSPSFSSSIEYSSPDQEPNNPELPSLTMVLYQGYLNLLLWGHGNEEFPETLLVDRIGLREMESKLHRLTILASVLLVARSFSGSVLFSSPEFVDKIKYITKALTEEFNSRPEETMQNVSEQVSEEIHKGLKNMGLTALSSENTASLIGQLQNIAKKGNCIRCIIEERIHLFLKCCXVRGMQESLLDFPGGLIFIEGELAELGWKFITLMHHNQQVFSPYYTEILNNVILPAQAQETEVEPI encoded by the exons ATGCCAAAAATTGAAAAAGCTGTGCTCCAGAATGACCCTAGTGAAACAGAGAGTGGGGCTCATAAGCCTAAAACACCAGAGCAGAGCCAAGAAGACAATACCTTACATTTAGGTGACCACTCTCTAG ATATCAAAGAAAA AGTTAATGTAGTTTCCAACCTGAGCATTGCTCATGAAATCATGGTGAACAAAGATTTATATGTGGAAGAGAAAGATTTACCTCCAAACAG TCTGGAAAGCAGGTTTGTGGAGACAATGTACAATGCTTTTTGGGAACATCTACATGAGCAGTTATCAAGTACTCCTCCTGACTTCTCTTGTGCCCTTGAACTTCTGAAAAAAGTTAAGGAG ATCTTGCTATCACTGCTATTACCACGCCAGAATCGTTTAAGAAATGAGATTGAAAAAGCTCTGGACATGGATCTCCTCAAACAGCAAACAGAGCGTGGAGCCCTGAATGTTTATCATCTCTCCAAATTTATTCTCGATTTGATGAGCCTGCTATGTGCACCAGTTTGAGATGAAGCAGTGCAGAATCTAAAGAGCATAACAGATCCAGTACAATTGCTTAG GGGCATCTTCCATGTTCTGGGCCTGATGAAGATGGACATGATAAACTACACTATACAGAGCCTTCAACCCTATATCCAGGAACATTCGGTCCAGTATGAACGAGCTAAATTTCAGGAACTCCTTGATAAACAGCCCA ATCTTCTCAATTATACCACAAAATGACTAACCAAAGCAGCCATAGACCTCACTACACCATTTCCAAGTTCTGACTCTCCCAGCTTCTCCTCCAGCATAGAATATTCATCTCCAGATCAGGAACCTAACAACCCAGAGCTTCCCAGTCTCACAATGGTGCTATACCAGGGGTACTTGAACCTCCTTCTCTGGGGTCATGGAAATGAAGAATTCCCTGAG ACTCTGCTGGTGGACAGGATCGGGCTCCGGGAGATGGAGTCCAAATTGCACCGCTTAACTATCCTGGCCTCAGTCTTGTTGGTGGCAAGAAGTTTCTCTGGCAGTGTTTTATTCAGCTCACCTGAATttgtagataaaataaaatatataactaagGCCTTAACTGAAGAATTTAACTCCAG GCCTGAAGAGACTATGCAGAATGTGAGTGAACAGGTATCTGAGGAAATTCATAAAGGTCTTAAGAACATGGGCCTCACTGCTCTGAGTAGTGAAAATACAGCATCTCTTATAGGCCAACTCCAGAACATTGCCAAGAAAGGGAATTGCATTCGTTGCATCATTG AAGAGAGGATCCATTTGTTTCTGAAATGCT TGGTTCGTGGCATGCAGGAGTCTTTGCTAGACTTTCCTGGAGGCCTTATTTTCATTGAGGGGGAGTTGGCAGAACTGGGTTGGAAGTTTATCACTCTGATGCATCACAATCAGCAGGTATTTAGCCCATACTATACTGAGATCCTAAATAATGTCATCCTTCCTGCTCAGGCACAAGAAACAGAAGTAGAGCCTATCTAA